From Vitis vinifera cultivar Pinot Noir 40024 chromosome 14, ASM3070453v1, a single genomic window includes:
- the LOC109121498 gene encoding germin-like protein subfamily 1 member 13 encodes MKKGVSSLVTVALMALASSLASAFDPRPLQDTCVAIDEPENAVFVNGKFCKNPNLTVADDFLYQGLNIPGNTTNLVGSNVTIINVDVLPGQNTLGISLVRIDYAPYGQNPSHIHPRASEILTVLEGTLLVGFVTSNPQNRFISKVLNKGDVFVFPIGLIHFQFNIGHTNAVAIAGLNSQNPGVITIANAVFGSNPPINPDFLARAF; translated from the exons ATGAAGAAAGGTGTTAGTTCCCTGGTAACTGTTGCCCTCATGGCATTGGCTTCCTCTCTTGCCTCTGCCTTTGATCCAAGGCCACTGCAAGACACTTGTGTTGCCATTGATGAACCCGAGAATGCTG TATTTGTAAATGGAAAGTTCTGCAAGAACCCAAACCTGACCGTGGCCGACGATTTCTTGTATCAAGGGCTGAATATTCCAGGAAACACAACAAATCTAGTGGGCTCAAATGTCACTATTATAAATGTTGATGTACTACCGGGACAAAACACTCTTGGGATATCACTGGTTCGTATCGATTATGCACCCTATGGTCAAAACCCTTCTCACATTCACCCCCGTGCCAGTGAGATCCTCACTGTTTTGGAGGGAACACTCTTAGTTGGCTTTGTCACATCCAACCCTCAAAACCGCTTCATTAGCAAAGTCCTCAACAAAGGGGATGTTTTTGTGTTCCCTATCGGTCTCATTCACTTCCAATTCAACATTGGGCACACTAATGCAGTAGCCATTGCTGGTCTGAACAGCCAAAATCCAGGTGtaatcaccatagccaatgcaGTGTTTGGATCAAATCCACCCATCAATCCTGATTTCCTGGCAAGGGCCTTCTAG